The window CTTACGATCAGGATATTACCTTGATTGTCGGCTTTGAGAAACAATGTCTCCTCGTTCTGTGACTTTGTGAAGCCAGCTTTCATAAAGTATTCTTCAATGCGACTGAACCAGGCCCTTGGAGCTTGCTTCAGACCATACAATGCCTTGTGAAGTTTGTAGACACTGTCTTCCTGTCCCTCCACTACGTATCCTTTAGGTTGTTGTATGAAGACATCTTCAGTGAGGATCCCGTGAAGAAATGCTGACTTGACATCAAGCTGGTACACGATCCATGATTTCTGAGCTGCAGTGGCTAGAATGGTTCTGATGGTATCCATGCGTGCAACAGGAGCATATACTTCAGTGTAATCGATTCCAAGCTCCTGAGAGTATCCCTTAGCCACCAACCTTGCCTTATACTTGATAATTTCACCGTGCTCGTTCAGCTTAGTTTTGTAAATCCACTTCACGCCTATGCACTTGGCTCCATTAGGTAAAGTGCATAGCTCCCACGTCTGATTCTTCTCAATGGAGTTTATCTCTTCTGTCATCGCATCTCTCCACTTCAAGCTTTTCTCTGCTTCCTCAAAGTTTACAGGATCTGTCGCATTTATCTCCACCATGTTGACCacgtcttcttcatcatcaatgGTCTCGATGCAGTGCACATAGTCTCTTAGGTAACTTGGAGGTCTTCTGGCTCTGCCCTCCCTGATTTCTGCAGTCTGTTCTTCTTGATTCTCTACTGCGTCTTCTACAGGCTGCTCAGCCTCGTTGTTGTTATCTTCCACCTCTccattgttttcttcttcatcacttTCCTCCCAATCCAAATCATCTCCATTCCATGTTAACGATCCTTCCGTGAGATGATCTTGATCCTTGTTCCAATCCCATTCTTTTGTTTCCTCAAACACCACATCTCGACTTGTCACCATCTTCTTAGTCTTTGGATTGTACAGTCTGTAGGCTTTGGATTCTTCAGAGTATCCAAGTAGAACACATGGTGTGCTCTTATCATCTAGCTTGCTTCGTTTCTGATCAGGAATGTGGACATGTGCAATGCATCCCCAGACTCTGAAGTGTTCCACACTTGGCTTCATCCCGCTCCATGCCTCTTGTGGTGTGACGTTTTTCACGGCTATAGTGGGGCACCTATTGAGAACATAGAAGGTCCACTTCACAGCCTCGGTCCAGAAGATCTTTGGAATCTTCTTGTTGGAGAACATTGACCTCACCATGTTCATGACTGTGCGGTTCTTTCTCTCGGCTGTGCCGTTCTGTTGAGGAGTGTAGGATGTGGTTAGTTGACGTCTGATTCCGTGCTCCTTGCAGTAATCTGAGAACTCTAGTGAGGTGTATTCTCCTCCCCTGTCTGTCCTTAACCCTTTGATCATCTTCCCGGTCTCAGTTTCTACCATCTTCTTGAACGTTTTGAACTCAGTGAAGGCATCAGACTTCTCCTTTAGTAGATACACCCAACCCTTTCTGCTATAGTCGTCTATGAAACATAGGATGTACCTCATTCCACTGTTGGAAGTGGGATTGATTGGACCACAGATATCCGAGTGGATTAGTTCCAATGTCTCTTTTGCTCTCCATGTACTCTTCTTCAGTATGGCCTTTCTTGGCTGCTTCCCCACCAGACAGTCTGGACATGTAAAGCTCTGAACCCCAAAGTCTGGTAGACCCCTCACCATGTCTTTGCTCTGTAGTGCTCTCATTCCTCAGTGACTTAAGTGACCATAGCGCTCATGCCATAATTTTGGCATATCTTCAGAAGTTGTCTTCAAACACCTCTGTTCACTTGAGTTTGAGTCACCTCTTCCTTGATCAGCTAGTGCAAACATTCGGTTTGAGCTCATCCGACTCTCAGCTATCAACCCCTTCTCTTCATGATAGATTTGGCAGTAGCCCTTTTGAATGATGATTGTGATCCGTTTTTCTTGAAGCTGTCCAAGACTCAAGAGGTTGTTTTTGAGTTCTGGTACATAATACACATCACTTATTACGTAGTTTGCTCCGTTCAACATCAGCTTTGTGTTCCCTTTCCCAACAACCTCCATCTTCTTGTTATTTCCCAGCTTCACCGAGTGCCTGAAGTCTTCATCTAGCTTCGAGAACAGACTCTTGTCTCCACTCATATGGTTTGAACAACCTGAGTCAAGAAACCACACTCTCTTCTTCATGTTTCCTTGATTTCCAGAGCTCGCCATTAGTGCACTCTCTGTCACCTCTCCGTCTTCGTGTAGTTCCTCTTCATCCATTTCATCAATGAATGCCATCAACAACATTTCTTCATTCTCATCAAAGTCTGCGTAGTTTGCTTCTTCTTCCCATTTTGGACATTCGTTTTGGAAATGTCCAAGTTTGTGGCATTTGTAACATTCCACCGTGCTCTTGTTGAAAGAGCTCCTGCCTCGACCACGTCCTCTGCCTCTTCCTGAGAAGCCCCGACCTCTGTATCCCGTTCCTCTTCCATGTGTGATCTTCAATACTTGATCATCACCTTTGTCAATCCTTTTGAACTTCTGCTCATGGACCACCAAGGAACTCTGCAACTCGTCCAAAGTGATTGACTCAATGTCCTTGGATTCTTCAATGGATACTACCACATACATGAACTTCTCACTGAGAGTTCTGAGGATCTTCTCAACTACCTTAGAGTCCGTCATGGTCTCTCCATTGCCCCTCATTTGGTTGGTGATCGCCAACACTCGGATGAAGTATTCTTCAACACTTTCACTTTCCTTCATCTCCACCACTTCGAAATCTCTTCTTAACTTCTGTAGTAGCGATCTCTTCACTCGAGCATTGCCACCATACTTCGCCTTCATCGAATCCCAAATGATCTTAGAGGTCCTCCTGTCTAAGATCTGTTCGAACGTCACTCTGTCAATGCTCTGGTAGAGGTAATGCTTGACTTTGTGATCGTTGGTTCTGTTGCTCTCCAATTGCAGGTTTTGTTCTGCAGTCAGTACCGTCGCATCAGATGGTTCTTCAACGCCGGTTTCGATCAGACTCCATAGCCCTCTGGCTCGGAAGAAGTTCTCCATGACTTCACTCCAATGGTCCCAATGGCCATCAAATTGCGGAAGCTTCATCTTATCATCACTCATATTTTCTCTCGTTTGGTCacaaagctctgataccaatttgtAATCTCAAATGCTCTGTTTGTGTTTATGAAACTCTAATTGTATTCGATTGAAGGCAATAGCTATAAATAGCATTACAATGAAACAGAGAGCTCCTGAAATAAAGCAACAACTAACTCAACTAAAACCACTAGAACTGGAAACTACTTGGTCCTAAAGAATAGGACATTATTGAAACAACTAACAAACGTGAAAGACTAAATCAAACCTCCAACGACTACTAACTTCAAATGATAGTTTGCTCCAACAGGAGAATCGTTGAGTTGTGTACCAGTGATACGATTAGGCCCACCAATGCATCCATGATATGAGTTTTGTGATCCCACAACGACATTCCAAAAATCTGTAAACACAATATAATTGAGATGGAATCCAAGGTAGAAGCAATTGTAAGCAATAGAAACTTACCGAAGAGAGAAGACTTTATTGGTGGAGGAGGCTGTTGCTGCTGAACTTTCAGTGAACACTTGATTCCTTTTCCAAAACCTCTCAATTGATTCCTCTTCCTCAAACTAAACCCACCTGTGACAACTCCAAACATGTAAACTTTCATACTCTGGGAACTTAACCCAAAACTATCCAACTTTTAGAGCTAAATCTCAAAACTAGAGTGGTTCAAATGCGAAGAATTTACAGATAATTGAGTCATATGTCACAAGTTTGAAGATACCCATATGGCAAAAGTCTCCAACTTTCTGAGGTAAATCGAATAATTAGTGTTTAAAATCGAAGAATTTACAGAGAATTGAGTCATATGTTACAGTTTGAAGATACTTGTTTAAAAGCCTAGGAAGAACTAATGAAAGAttgaagcttttttttttaatccaaacCTGGTATTTTGGATGTTGGATTGAACCTAGAGGTAtccaagaaagaagaaagagatttgGAATCACCTGGAAGTTGGATCGAATCGAAGACCTGCTGCTGGTATTGGCCGAGCTAGTGCCATCATCGTCCGGCGGAGACcacaagagaagagagagagacgacaaaaagaaaaaaaaagaaagagaaaagaaaaaataaatgcaCTTTTAATGATAAGCTGACACGTGTGTTAAAAACCCTCTTAATAATCGGTCTCCACAATCCTATATTAAGGATCGGTAACAgacattttatttcattttgatttaattaaatgctTCATTAACTTTAAAAACTCTCTTAAGAAACCCGGATAATCATGGTCTTAGGTTCTAACCTTATTTTTCTGTACAGgtcatattttttaaagtattttttcagaatttaaaaaaaaaaactattaatgcTTAATATAGCTAAAAATTATGGGAACAGTTTTCTATTTAtcgtaaaataatatttttataactaataaaataacaaaataattcttttaaatcgaaaatttatttttattattgggGCATATAAGAATAAATTTGGAAGTTCTAGGACATATTAGAATATCGTGCACAAAGAAGAGGATATGAGTTAATAATGATAGATACATGTGCAATgcacatgaaaaataaatataagaaatagaaatatattaattaacttCTTTATTAAATGGAAATCGTTAGATTTTCATTATTTAACTGTTAAGAAATATGTCAAGGATAAATCCGATCCTATAAGTATATAGACTATAGTCAGTCTCCCAAGACACAAGATATTCATTGTGAATATAGCAATAGTCTTGATTCTGAGAGAAATACTTAAAAACTTACAGACGACATCACAACTCCAGCACCTACCTTTATATATAGGAGCTTTCTTGGTCGAGAAGTCAGAGGATTACAACACAGACAATGACGATGATATCAGATCTTCCAAACGATTTGGAAGCTGATAAGATCATATGGGCCTCGTCTGGATTGAAAAGAGTTAATGGGCCAAGATCAGAGAAGCCCAGCAGTGAGGGAAATGTCTTTTACGTTTTAGTATTTATGTTATGCTTTGGCTTGTAAACAACTTATCGAATTACGATCATTAATCAAAACGGGTTCAATCCCTAATTTCTACTCTATCTCTTCTGCACCGGCTCCATTCTGGTAAGTCATCAGCTCAACCAGTTCAGTTGAATCCAAGTATTCAGAATAGTTTAACCAAGTTCTCCCATTGACATTCCTACAGTTTGATACGCCTCCTGGATCCCACGCACTCTCATTTCTATCAGCTCCATTGTTTTGCACCTTATTGACGAACTCACTATAAACTCCAGGATTCCACACTCGAACAGCCAAACAAATCTCAGACCATTGTCTCCCACAAAAAGTCTTCACTAACCTCCAGGTCTgtttcttcaaacacatagaGAAGCTGAAATTTTTAGTCTTATCTTCAACCAAAATCTCCACATTAAGCCTATCAGTATTTCTAACAGGGACTTTATACTCTAGTGCTTCTCTTCTGGTACTTGAAACACCTTCGGGGggtttactttttattttaccaCCAAAAAGAGACAACTCTAGCTGAGCTCCTCTGTGTGACTTCCAATTTTCTTTGGCCTGTAGATTACCACTATCAGCAACCTGGTAAATCTTCCTGCAACTTTTGAGAGATTGTAACAGTTGTGGACTCTGAAAACTTCCATCGTAAACGTTCTTTCCTGGCACTCTCGTTGGATACTCATGACTACTGTCATGTATCAAATGCTCATTCTGAGTATGAAAACCCAGTTTATGCTCTTTACGCTTTCTGACTTTATGATAATACCATCTGACCGTGAGCCTTCTTGTGTATTTTGATCCTCCAGTGTGAAATGATTCTGAATTTCCCATCATGAACGGTTCTCCACCTTTTGTAACTTTCTCGGCTGAGGCTTTACTTCTTCGGTGAAGTCTAGCTTTGAACCGAACCTTATGAAACCCTTGTTTGCCACTTCGAGAGAGCTCTTCCCTGCTCTTATGCTCGCTCGGTTCCTCCAACTCAGACTCCATTGATGTTACGTCCTGTAACAACTCCATCGCACCCTCAGGATCATCCTGTTCTAGCGCTTCAACATCCTCAGCGGAGATACTCTCTAGGGTTCCGGCCAAATCTCTGTCGAGATTGAAAACGACTTGCAAACGTTGGTACGCTCTATTTAGAGATCCCAAGTTTGTGGTGAAGAACAAGAAGTTAGGTAGAGCTGTAAGAGAGTCGATTTTACTGACCAATCATGGTGATGTTTGTTCGGTCGCGGGAGATCTCCACGATACAGTGCTCAATACACCTATCGAGGTCTCTGGTAAACTTACAAGTCTAAAGGGTTCAAACGATTTCGACTTCGCTGAGATATTTCACTGCGATGGTTTAATGTTATGCTCTGAATTGGGAAACGACAGACTTGTGGTTTGGAACCCATGCACTGGCCAAACGAGGAATATCAAAGCAAGAACTAGTTTCCAGACTAATCAAACCTATGCTCTAGGATACagcacatcttcttcttcaggcCATAGCTACAAAATCTTGAGGTATTTCGATTATCGAAACGACCAGGAGGTCTGGGTTCCTCAGTGTGAGATCTATGACCTTAGCTCTGATTCTTGGAGGGTTCTTGATTCCTTCCCTCTTGAGTACATCATGTTTCTCGATGGCATATCTTTGAAAGGAGACACTTATTGGGTTGCTGGACATAACGAAAGTGGTTATTTCATGATGAAGTTTGATTTCACCACAGAGAGATTTGTGCGTCTCCCTCTTCCGATTCCCATAGAGAGATTGGTGCATAGATTTGTTCTTTCAGTTGTTAGGGATGAAAAGCTCGCAGTGTTACTAATTGATGACAGTTCAGACTACCTGTCATATGACAGGTCAGAAGCGATGAGAATATGGGTGAGCAATAAGATTAGTGAGGATGCTAATAAAGACTTGTCGTGGAGAAGCGACTTCGTCTTGGAAGTGGATTTTGATAACTATAGCAAGAATTTCAGAAGCTTCTTGTTGGACGAGGAGAATAAAGTGGCAATACTGTGTTGTGGTATAGAATTCGTAGGAGAATATTATACGACCATAATATACATTATTGGAGAGGACATGCTTAAAGAAGTTTATACCGGTACTATAACGGCATCTCGTTCTCACTCGCCACTTGTCATCACTTATCTTCCAAGCTTGGTTCGCATTTAGAAAATAGGGCAGAGAAATGGAGGCTAGCCCATAATGAATTACTTTCTTTTTAAGGTGTTGGTGATGTTCTTCTGGTTTGTATCTACTCGGCTGATGCTTGATAATGATTTTATTGTTCCTCTTTTTTTTCTGTGCTTTTGGGTATTGTTCAAATATATTGTTCTGCTTATAGCCATGTTCACTTCCAATGTTTGATTTATTGTGCACCTTCATAAAAGTACATTCTTGAATTAAGATCAGTCTTAAGAACTCTAGcatcaagtaaaaaaaaaaggtcgacaTGAATAAAGAAATCTCGAAAGCAattctagaaaaaaaagaaaagaatgccAATTTTATCATTACGAAATTATTTTAAGTACCAGTTAGCCGTCTATGGAGAATATAAAATTATCAAGTCGTTGTCAGTTCAACTAAGGAAAAACACCATTTCTGTTTACGTTTCTCACGACATCAAACGTCCCTGATATCTCTTGCTAAGCTAAGTATTACTTTACATTCTAGAAATTAACATATAAGTGAGAATAAAGTGGTATAGTGTGCTGTGATGTAGACCCGGATGATGAAGATATGACCAGAATCTACACTGTTGGAGAGGATATGTGTAAACAAGTTTGTAACGGTACTGTCAAGGTATCTCGTCTCTAGCAATGGCACGCGGCACTTCTTTCTCAAGATTAGGGTTTCTAGCCTCCCAATTTATTCTAGGTATCTATTCTTGGTTAAGATCTGGTTGGTTAATTTGTTTGTAATTTTAATGTCTAGTGTGGTTTGCTTAATCGAGCTCAATCCTTGAATTTTAATTATGGGTTTTAAATTATGTCTATAAAAAaaccacaaaattttaaatatagcaCACAATAGTTAAAAAccgttttatatttaaaactaagaTCAGTCCGCGCTATGCGCTAGATATTTGCTATTTGTCTAGCTAATGACTAATCGTCGATCATTAATTTTTGGATGAGAAATGTGAATTGAATTGTAATAGTATGTGTTTGTTATTATATACTTTTGGGGGCGTCCCTGAACAGAGCAAGGCCTAGAGCCTCTACTTTCAAAGgtcttattttatttaaaactagattttggcTCGCGCGGTTGCGCgagaatatttatatttatatttataattttagcatcatttataattataatttatgtttcaaaataaaaattttatggtttgatgatattttgtaaattttggttTACGTCGAGGTTGTTCTCTTGATTTTTCGGTTTGGTTGtggattttgatttttggttaTAGAAGTATAGTAATAGTTTGATTATTAAATTTGAGTTTGGTTTGTTCTGGGTATTGTTATTTTAGGTTTTGACTTTGTTCAAATAACAATGTTAGGAACCCAAAATTTTGAGTTCAGTTCGAGCGCATGGATCCGAATTTAGATATGAAATTATGtgaaattaattataagaatattCTTGAAATCGTTAAACTAAATATATGTTGAGCAATACAAAacttatttattgtattttcaGTTTAAACAATATTGTAAGGTTggctatttaaaatatatatcgtTTTAATTTACATGGAaagtttttcaaaatatatgattacatatgtttataatataacaaaaaacaTCTTTTGGTTTCAGAATTTAAACAAACAATGCACAAATTCAAAATTGTGAAATTTATAGTATAACAATAATCGATGATTTATTCATCTTTTAATTTAGAATGATATgccaaatgatttttttttctattcagaataaatatttattttgttcattctgaatttaaaaattgaaagcTGAGATATAATTTAtcgaatataaaatttaaatgtataGAAAATGTACTGGAAAATCTATGGACGATATGCAGCATATGTTAATATTTATGGTTTTGGTATGTAACTTATTatctatttgttatatatagtatatatagttTCTTTTACTAAGGTATATCAATTATATTATAAGATTCAAAAGGTATGTCACTAAGAAGGTTAAATAATATTAGTGAGGTAGGATAGGAGGATTACAAAATACACGGGAATTAGGATTAGATACtactgaatatatatatatatatagtcatctataaaattaaaattatgtaaGGGTGAATATATAAGAATACGGTATGTGATTCAACATTTGTTAGAATTCGTTTCTATAGAAATACAAACctttgtttcaaaatttctatgtgtaaacgaaatttttttttaacgctgatttattatgacattacaattatgagaaatattacatagacgatttaACAACCggcaatactacctgccttatgaggaaatttaaataacaataaTTAGTAGGCAATATTTAAAGAGGTAGTTATGGGGTAATATTTTAGTTTCCAAATATTATCTTAATTAGATTGAGTTATTTTAGATGTTTAAAAATACATTGTTGTCTGCTTGTACTCACTTTCATTTAAATGTCTGTTCTTGGAGTAGAGTTTTTTTATCTTTGAATTGAGTTGAGAGTAAAAGAAGACAATACCAAACCAGATTCAGTTCCTATCTTAGTATTTTCCTAAAAGGTGAGTTTATTAATTCGACCCAAACCGAAatgtttgtttggttaaaaatccTAAAATCCAAATctgaataaaataaagaaattgtaAACCAACCGGTTCAAGTTAAGTATACTATAAAGAGTTGGAAGTAACTCATTGAAAGAACATGTCTAATTTAATGTATTAGAAGAAGATTAGTTTCTTTTCACCTTCCACTGCTCCGACTCCATTGAGCTTAACAGCAAGGAGCTTGCGTTTTAATGACCACCACCTCCGAATCTCTGTGAAACCTGTGTTGTGTCTTCTTCTGCAACACTCCTCAAACTTATTTTCAGCTTGGCCGCATCCTCAAGCTCAGGGACTCTGTAAACAACAGCTCCAACGCCTCATAATCTCATACGCTTCCTCTTCTCGGCCAATTGATTCCCTAGTTCGCTTCTAAGCTCTGCATTCTCATCTGCATTTACAGCCAAACACCAACCAAACTCCTCATCACCTCCAAGAACAATCTCATAGGACTGTTCTAGCGCCTCCTGAATCAGTTTATGCTTCCTAGACAAACTCTCTCTCCCTCTGTTGATCACACTTTCATGATCCAACGAGAGTAGCTTCTGAAACAGTGTCTGGTTCTGATTGAGATCGTATTCGATCCCTAAGTCCACGATCCCGCTGTTGAACGCTTTGCTCCCTGGTAGTTCCCACTTCCAGATATCTGCATCTTCAATGTACTCAAAAACACGCCTCATTCTCTTGAAATCATTCCTCTCTCGGTAGTTTCCTCCAGACTCTTCCATGAGCTTCTGAGTGAAATAGTCAAACGCAATGGTGGCACAGCTTCTCCCTATGTCCAAAACTTTGGCGACGTTCTTACAAGTGGAAGAGACATCTCCAAAGCTCTCAATAGCG is drawn from Brassica rapa cultivar Chiifu-401-42 chromosome A05, CAAS_Brap_v3.01, whole genome shotgun sequence and contains these coding sequences:
- the LOC108870345 gene encoding uncharacterized protein LOC108870345, which translates into the protein MSDDKMKLPQFDGHWDHWSEVMENFFRARGLWSLIETGVEEPSDATVLTAEQNLQLESNRTNDHKVKHYLYQSIDRVTFEQILDRRTSKIIWDSMKAKYGGNARVKRSLLQKLRRDFEVVEMKESESVEEYFIRVLAITNQMRGNGETMTDSKVVEKILRTLSEKFMYVVVSIEESKDIESITLDELQSSLVVHEQKFKRIDKGDDQVLKITHGRGTGYRGRGFSGRGRGRGRGRSSFNKSTVECYKCHKLGHFQNECPKWEEEANYADFDENEEMLLMAFIDEMDEEELHEDGEVTESALMASSGNQGNMKKRVWFLDSGCSNHMSGDKSLFSKLDEDFRHSVKLGNNKKMEVVGKGNTKLMLNGANYVISDVYYVPELKNNLLSLGQLQEKRITIIIQKGYCQIYHEEKGLIAESRMSSNRMFALADQGRGDSNSSEQRCLKTTSEDMPKLWHERYGHLSH
- the LOC103847843 gene encoding putative F-box/kelch-repeat protein At3g17540 translates to LPLRESSSLLLCSLGSSNSDSIDVTSCNNSIAPSGSSCSSASTSSAEILSRVPAKSLSRLKTTCKRWYALFRDPKFVVKNKKLGRAVRESILLTNHGDVCSVAGDLHDTVLNTPIEVSGKLTSLKGSNDFDFAEIFHCDGLMLCSELGNDRLVVWNPCTGQTRNIKARTSFQTNQTYALGYSTSSSSGHSYKILRYFDYRNDQEVWVPQCEIYDLSSDSWRVLDSFPLEYIMFLDGISLKGDTYWVAGHNESGYFMMKFDFTTERFVRLPLPIPIERLVHRFVLSVVRDEKLAVLLIDDSSDYLSYDRSEAMRIWVSNKISEDANKDLSWRSDFVLEVDFDNYSKNFRSFLLDEENKVAILCCGIEFVGEYYTTIIYIIGEDMLKEVYTGTITASRSHSPLVITYLPSLVRI